In a genomic window of Mucilaginibacter sp. KACC 22063:
- the tig gene encoding trigger factor, translating to MNISQEKTGKLNATISINLNPEDYQPRVDKAIKEQAKKAKIPGFRPGMVPPAHIKRMYGKSILVDEINNLLSDTINNYIEEQQLEVLGQPLPKMDDETQYNWDFNDNFNFTYEVGLAPDFAIDFSSADKLDQYVIKVDDETLASRIKNLRRSYGKMTNPDVSAEDDVLWSELTQLSPDGSVFEGGITKTVSVRIDQVQDEAIKKSLVGLKKDDTVDFDIQKAYNNEAARIAGVLKIEEDEAADLKSNFRLTVKNVNRLEESDLDQAFFDKIFGEGTDVTTEEQFKAKITEELEGMMQQDSDRKLQNDLYEYSIQKINFELPDEFLRRWLKATNDKLSDEELAGGYDDFAKNLKWTLIANKVVRDQDIKIEYKEVFEQAKRQLDAQFRMYSPQPISEEQLSQYAVQFLQNKENANRIFEEVKAIKVFEYLKGIITLNQKEISYKEFEELAK from the coding sequence ATGAACATCTCACAGGAAAAAACAGGTAAGCTTAATGCAACCATTTCCATTAACCTTAATCCTGAAGATTACCAGCCACGTGTTGATAAAGCGATAAAAGAACAGGCTAAAAAAGCGAAAATCCCTGGCTTTCGTCCGGGTATGGTTCCGCCTGCTCATATTAAACGTATGTATGGTAAAAGCATACTGGTTGACGAAATCAATAACCTGTTATCAGATACTATCAACAATTATATTGAAGAGCAGCAGTTAGAGGTATTGGGCCAGCCGCTTCCAAAAATGGATGACGAAACTCAATATAACTGGGATTTCAACGATAATTTCAACTTTACTTACGAAGTTGGTTTAGCACCTGATTTTGCGATTGACTTTTCATCTGCTGATAAACTTGATCAGTATGTAATTAAAGTGGATGACGAAACGTTAGCATCTCGTATTAAAAACCTTCGTCGTAGCTATGGCAAAATGACAAACCCTGACGTATCGGCAGAAGATGACGTGCTTTGGTCAGAATTAACCCAGCTTTCGCCAGATGGTTCTGTTTTTGAAGGTGGAATTACTAAAACTGTATCAGTTCGTATAGATCAGGTACAGGACGAAGCGATCAAAAAATCGTTAGTTGGTTTAAAGAAAGACGACACTGTTGATTTCGATATTCAGAAAGCTTATAATAACGAAGCTGCCCGCATTGCAGGTGTATTGAAAATCGAAGAAGATGAAGCTGCCGATCTTAAATCAAACTTCCGTTTAACTGTCAAAAACGTTAACCGTTTAGAAGAAAGCGATCTTGATCAGGCGTTCTTTGATAAAATATTTGGTGAAGGTACAGATGTAACTACCGAAGAGCAATTTAAAGCTAAGATCACTGAAGAGTTAGAAGGCATGATGCAGCAGGACTCGGACCGCAAACTGCAAAATGACCTTTATGAATACAGTATTCAGAAAATTAACTTTGAATTGCCTGACGAGTTTTTAAGACGCTGGTTAAAAGCAACCAACGATAAGTTGAGCGACGAAGAGTTAGCTGGTGGTTATGATGATTTTGCTAAAAATCTTAAATGGACTTTGATTGCTAACAAAGTTGTTCGCGACCAGGACATTAAGATCGAATACAAAGAAGTATTTGAGCAGGCAAAACGCCAGTTAGATGCACAGTTCAGAATGTACAGCCCTCAGCCAATCAGCGAGGAGCAATTATCTCAGTATGCTGTTCAGTTTTTACAGAACAAAGAAAACGCAAACCGCATTTTCGAAGAAGTAAAAGCTATTAAAGTTTTTGAATACCTTAAAGGTATCATTACTTTAAATCAGAAAGAGATTTCTTACAAAGAGTTTGAAGAGCTGGCTAAGTAA
- a CDS encoding SusC/RagA family TonB-linked outer membrane protein, translating to MGKNYSKKYVLLFALLMLSVMAFAQTGSISGKVVDEKNQPLPGATVTINGTTNGAAADANGNYVIRNVKAGTYTLTAKFIGYDVLTKSVTVSGATSADFSLLPSTKSLNEVVVIGYGTQTRKEVTGAISTVSSKDFQKGTITSPEQLIQGKIAGVSITTNGGQPGSGSVIRIRQGASLNASSDPLIVIDGVPLSPNGISGAGNALSLINPDDIETYTVLKDAASTAIYGSRASNGVIIITTKKGKSGAPAVNVSSQNSVATTANRLDVLSADQVRQYVNANGTAAQKALLGKASTNWQDEIYQKAFTTNNNVSISGSAKNMPYRVSVGNLDQDGILKTDHINRTTTAIRLSPKFFNEDLKFDLNLNGTYQKSQFANTGAIGAAASFDPTQAVYAAGSKYNGYYEWLNADGTLNPNAPRNPVGMLNDYHNTGNTYRSFGNLQTDYRFRFLPQLHANLNLGYDLSKGGGSVFVPANAAQSFNNGNSTNSFNTGGANTEYHQKNYNTVGEFYLNYNNTFKSINSNINATAGYGYYDFRTVTRNYANYTASGALVANSAPLYPYGEGRYTIESYYARLIYTYDSKYILAGSIRRDGSSKFAPNLRNATFPSVAFTWRMSDEDFLKNSKDLSDLKLRLSYGITGQQDGIGYYGYIPSYYLSDNTSKYQLGNSFYNMYTPSAYDTSLRWEQTSSYNAGLDYGFFDQRLSGAIDVYYKKTKNLLGTVYLPVGANFTNLLTTNVGNTETKGIEFSLNAIPVKTKDFSWTLNYNVAYNKNTITNLSAIKGLVVTVPTGGISGATGTNVELQSVGSTPNSFYVYKQVYGANGKPLEGVYADLNGDGVINDQDRYLYKSPFPKVTMGFSTQFDYKKWSLNAVLRANLGNYAYNNTASNLGVARNIITVQNTINNASTDYYNTLFSNNQYLSDYYVQNASFLRMDNLGLGYNFGRIAKHVNLRLNANVQNVFVVTKYKGIDPEIFSGIDNSFYPRPRTYTIGFNLGL from the coding sequence ATGGGAAAAAACTACTCCAAAAAGTATGTGCTTCTATTTGCTTTGCTAATGCTTTCTGTAATGGCATTTGCACAGACAGGAAGTATCAGCGGTAAGGTTGTGGATGAAAAAAATCAGCCCCTTCCTGGCGCCACAGTTACCATTAACGGTACAACAAATGGTGCAGCTGCAGATGCGAATGGTAACTATGTCATCCGCAACGTTAAAGCAGGAACCTATACTTTAACAGCAAAATTTATTGGTTATGACGTACTGACAAAATCTGTTACCGTTAGCGGCGCCACGTCAGCCGATTTCAGCCTTCTTCCAAGCACCAAATCTTTGAATGAGGTTGTGGTTATTGGTTACGGTACACAAACCCGTAAAGAGGTAACCGGTGCAATATCAACTGTAAGCAGCAAAGATTTTCAAAAAGGTACCATTACCTCTCCTGAGCAGCTTATACAAGGCAAAATTGCTGGTGTATCCATCACTACAAACGGTGGCCAGCCTGGCTCAGGCAGTGTGATCCGTATCCGCCAGGGCGCTTCATTAAATGCCAGCAGCGATCCGCTTATTGTAATTGACGGTGTACCATTAAGCCCTAATGGAATATCAGGTGCAGGTAATGCATTAAGCTTAATCAATCCTGACGATATTGAAACTTATACAGTACTAAAAGATGCTGCTTCAACAGCTATTTATGGCTCAAGGGCGTCTAATGGTGTAATTATCATTACCACTAAAAAAGGCAAAAGCGGTGCCCCTGCAGTAAATGTAAGCAGCCAAAATTCGGTTGCGACCACAGCAAACCGGTTAGACGTGCTTTCAGCAGACCAGGTGCGCCAATATGTAAACGCAAATGGTACAGCTGCCCAAAAAGCACTTTTGGGTAAAGCAAGCACTAACTGGCAAGACGAGATTTATCAAAAAGCATTTACTACCAATAATAACGTAAGCATTAGCGGTTCGGCTAAAAATATGCCTTATCGTGTTTCAGTAGGCAACCTTGATCAGGACGGTATCTTAAAAACCGACCATATCAACCGTACTACCACTGCTATCCGTTTAAGCCCTAAGTTTTTCAACGAGGATTTGAAATTTGATTTAAATTTAAACGGTACTTATCAAAAAAGCCAGTTTGCCAATACCGGTGCAATAGGTGCAGCTGCATCTTTTGATCCAACACAGGCAGTATACGCAGCCGGTTCAAAATATAATGGCTACTACGAATGGTTAAACGCTGATGGCACATTAAATCCAAATGCACCGCGTAACCCTGTAGGCATGTTAAATGATTACCACAATACAGGTAATACTTACAGAAGCTTTGGCAACCTACAAACAGATTACCGTTTCAGGTTTTTGCCTCAACTACATGCTAACTTAAATTTAGGCTACGATTTATCAAAAGGCGGAGGCAGCGTTTTTGTTCCCGCAAATGCAGCGCAATCGTTTAATAATGGCAACTCTACCAATTCGTTCAACACAGGTGGGGCTAATACCGAGTATCACCAAAAGAACTATAATACTGTAGGGGAGTTTTATTTAAACTACAATAACACGTTTAAATCTATCAACAGTAATATTAATGCTACTGCCGGTTACGGTTACTATGATTTCAGAACTGTTACCCGTAATTATGCAAACTATACTGCAAGCGGTGCTTTAGTTGCTAACTCTGCTCCTCTTTATCCTTATGGCGAAGGCCGTTATACGATTGAATCATATTACGCCCGTTTAATTTACACTTATGATTCTAAGTACATCCTTGCAGGTTCAATCCGTCGTGATGGTTCATCAAAATTCGCCCCTAACCTTCGTAATGCAACCTTCCCATCAGTAGCATTTACCTGGAGAATGAGCGACGAGGATTTCCTTAAAAACTCTAAAGATCTTTCTGATCTTAAATTACGCTTGAGCTATGGTATCACCGGTCAGCAAGACGGTATAGGTTACTATGGTTATATCCCGAGCTACTACCTGAGCGATAATACATCAAAATACCAGCTTGGCAATTCATTTTATAATATGTACACGCCAAGTGCATACGATACAAGCTTAAGGTGGGAACAAACATCATCATATAATGCCGGCTTAGACTACGGATTTTTTGATCAACGCTTAAGCGGTGCAATTGATGTTTACTACAAAAAAACCAAGAACTTATTAGGCACTGTTTATCTTCCGGTAGGTGCTAACTTTACCAACTTACTAACCACCAACGTAGGTAACACCGAAACAAAAGGTATCGAGTTCTCGCTTAATGCTATCCCTGTTAAAACCAAAGATTTCTCATGGACATTGAATTATAACGTTGCATATAACAAGAATACCATCACCAATCTAAGCGCAATCAAAGGTTTAGTGGTAACCGTTCCAACAGGCGGTATCAGTGGCGCTACAGGTACAAACGTAGAGTTACAAAGTGTAGGTTCAACCCCGAACTCTTTCTATGTGTACAAACAAGTATATGGTGCCAATGGCAAACCGCTTGAAGGTGTTTATGCTGACTTGAACGGTGATGGTGTAATTAATGATCAGGACCGTTATTTATATAAAAGTCCTTTCCCTAAAGTTACTATGGGCTTTTCAACACAGTTTGATTATAAAAAATGGAGCCTTAACGCAGTACTACGCGCTAACTTAGGTAACTATGCTTATAACAACACGGCATCAAACCTTGGTGTAGCACGTAATATTATCACGGTACAAAACACGATCAATAACGCAAGTACTGATTACTATAACACTTTGTTCTCTAACAATCAGTATCTGTCTGATTACTACGTTCAGAACGCTTCCTTTTTACGTATGGATAACTTAGGCCTTGGATATAATTTTGGCCGAATTGCCAAACACGTAAACCTGCGCCTTAATGCCAACGTGCAAAATGTATTCGTTGTAACAAAATACAAAGGCATAGATCCTGAAATATTTAGCGGTATTGATAACAGTTTCTATCCACGCCCTCGTACTTACACTATCGGATTTAACCTGGGCCTATAA
- a CDS encoding RagB/SusD family nutrient uptake outer membrane protein: MKNNLIKTFILAALITGGLSSCKKDLDRTPINTATADVVYNSATGYKSALAKVYGAYALTGSSGSGSSDLGGIDAGTSDFLRLYWNAQELPTDEAICAWNDVGLHDFHDMNWTAGNTFLQGLYTRSIYQITVANSFIAESTDDKLASRGITGADADNVRHYRAEARFLRAFQYWVLMDLFANPPFVDENFPIGKSYPTQTSRAALFTYVESELKAIDGSLLPAHTAEYGRADQAAEWALLSRMYLNAEVYLGAGKGRYTDAAAYAQKVINSGYTLATNYRNLFLADNNVSNPEVILSINYDGISGQNYGGTTFIINSCINGSMNPTSFGVPSGGWGGNRAVSTLPQQTFGDYSGNTDKRAMFTGSKITNDDESTFTDGLAVTKWKNITSTGAAGASSNGVFASTDFPIFRLAEMYLTYAEAVLRGGTGSTATALQYYNLVRTRAYGNANGNAAAIGLNDILNERGREFYFEAQRRTDLIRFGVFTSDSYKWPWKGGLIAGRGVDSYRTIYPIPSTDLLANPNLKQNTGY; this comes from the coding sequence ATGAAAAATAATCTTATAAAAACCTTTATACTGGCAGCTTTAATTACCGGAGGATTATCTTCCTGTAAGAAAGACCTGGACCGTACCCCGATCAACACAGCTACCGCTGATGTGGTTTACAATTCGGCTACTGGTTATAAATCTGCCCTTGCTAAAGTATACGGTGCATATGCGCTAACCGGAAGCAGTGGTTCGGGCAGTTCTGACCTTGGTGGTATTGATGCCGGTACTTCTGATTTTCTTCGCTTATACTGGAATGCACAGGAGCTTCCAACTGATGAGGCAATTTGTGCCTGGAATGACGTGGGTTTGCATGACTTTCATGACATGAACTGGACAGCTGGCAATACATTCCTTCAAGGCTTGTACACCCGGTCTATTTACCAGATCACTGTAGCTAATTCATTCATTGCAGAATCAACTGATGATAAATTAGCCAGCCGTGGTATTACCGGTGCCGATGCTGATAATGTAAGGCATTACCGTGCAGAAGCACGTTTCCTTCGTGCTTTTCAGTATTGGGTGCTGATGGATCTGTTTGCAAACCCGCCATTTGTTGACGAGAACTTCCCTATCGGAAAGTCCTACCCTACTCAAACCAGCCGTGCCGCTTTGTTTACCTATGTTGAATCTGAATTAAAAGCAATTGATGGCTCTTTATTGCCTGCACACACTGCGGAATATGGCCGTGCAGACCAGGCAGCAGAATGGGCATTACTATCACGCATGTACCTTAATGCCGAAGTTTATTTAGGCGCAGGTAAAGGCCGTTATACAGATGCTGCTGCTTATGCTCAGAAAGTAATTAATTCAGGTTATACTTTGGCTACAAATTACCGTAACCTGTTTTTAGCCGATAACAATGTTAGCAACCCTGAGGTAATATTATCTATTAATTATGATGGTATTAGCGGCCAGAATTATGGTGGTACTACTTTTATTATTAACTCATGTATTAATGGTAGCATGAACCCAACCTCATTTGGTGTACCAAGTGGTGGCTGGGGCGGTAACCGTGCTGTGAGCACACTTCCGCAACAAACTTTTGGCGATTACAGCGGCAATACTGATAAGCGTGCCATGTTTACCGGCAGCAAAATTACCAACGATGACGAGTCGACCTTTACTGATGGTTTAGCCGTTACCAAATGGAAAAACATCACCTCAACAGGTGCAGCAGGTGCGTCATCAAATGGTGTATTTGCTTCGACAGACTTTCCTATATTCCGTTTGGCTGAAATGTATTTAACCTATGCGGAGGCTGTTTTAAGAGGTGGTACAGGAAGTACCGCAACTGCACTGCAATATTATAACCTTGTACGTACCAGGGCTTATGGTAATGCTAATGGAAATGCAGCAGCTATCGGTTTAAATGACATTTTAAATGAGCGTGGCCGCGAGTTTTACTTCGAAGCTCAAAGACGTACCGATCTGATCCGTTTTGGCGTATTTACATCAGACAGCTATAAATGGCCATGGAAAGGTGGATTAATTGCAGGCCGTGGAGTGGATTCATATAGAACCATCTACCCTATTCCATCAACAGATTTGCTTGCAAATCCTAATTTAAAACAGAATACAGGTTATTAA
- a CDS encoding NAD-dependent epimerase/dehydratase family protein — MKVLVTGSAGKLGKAVVEKLKSINYSVTGVDLLPSPTTDLVLDIKNRGNLNNAYKNMDAVIHTAATHGKHYDLNYSREEFIDTNIYGTLNLLNASVKHNVKQFLYISTTSIYGTAMVNADQAVWVNEELTEQPRDIYDITKQTAEQLCKDFFYKEGLQTSVYRVGRFLPESPNLEANHRLYRGLDERDGAEALYLALQHQFDKFEIFNIASTSPFLKSDMVKLKHNPKEVILNLYPEAEAIYASRNWVFSESIDRVYVTDKAKEMLGYSPKYTFDYLLNN; from the coding sequence ATGAAGGTATTGGTAACGGGCTCTGCCGGTAAATTAGGTAAGGCTGTTGTTGAGAAATTGAAATCAATCAACTACAGTGTAACAGGGGTTGATTTGCTGCCCAGCCCTACTACAGATCTTGTCCTCGACATTAAAAACAGAGGCAATTTGAACAATGCCTACAAAAATATGGATGCAGTTATCCATACAGCAGCTACACATGGCAAGCATTATGATCTTAATTACTCCAGGGAAGAGTTTATTGATACCAATATTTATGGCACTTTAAACCTGCTAAATGCTTCGGTGAAGCATAATGTGAAGCAGTTTTTGTATATAAGCACAACCTCAATCTACGGAACGGCAATGGTAAATGCTGACCAGGCTGTTTGGGTAAACGAAGAACTAACCGAGCAGCCAAGGGATATTTACGACATTACTAAACAAACCGCCGAACAGCTTTGCAAGGATTTTTTTTACAAGGAAGGATTGCAAACATCCGTTTATCGCGTTGGAAGGTTTTTGCCCGAGAGTCCGAATCTGGAAGCCAACCACCGCTTATACCGCGGACTTGATGAGCGTGACGGTGCAGAAGCGCTTTATCTGGCACTGCAACATCAGTTCGATAAATTTGAGATATTTAATATTGCAAGCACCAGTCCTTTTTTAAAAAGTGATATGGTAAAACTTAAGCATAATCCTAAAGAAGTAATATTAAACCTATATCCCGAAGCAGAAGCAATTTATGCGTCAAGAAACTGGGTATTTTCTGAAAGTATTGACCGGGTTTATGTAACCGATAAGGCTAAAGAAATGTTAGGCTATTCGCCCAAATATACATTTGATTATTTACTAAACAATTGA
- a CDS encoding GIN domain-containing protein, whose product MKTTIFTVIALLGLSVVTTKTTQAATVKNDVSTVLTDVKNINKIEVRGNVQLYVSDGAYDNVKVYNNYYSESALVQNQNGVLRISSYTKDKLVVWVTAADLRSIKAYDNAEVKSFGNLSGIDLNVELNNNAMASLNIDAYNANITVNDNAKADLKGNATQCALTYNQSATVNSSKFETGKMVRTVNNTYNRKNTEQLAGL is encoded by the coding sequence ATGAAAACTACAATCTTCACCGTTATTGCACTTTTAGGTTTAAGCGTAGTAACCACCAAAACAACTCAAGCTGCAACAGTTAAAAATGACGTTAGCACAGTACTTACAGATGTAAAGAACATCAACAAAATTGAAGTTCGTGGCAACGTTCAATTATATGTATCTGATGGCGCTTATGACAATGTAAAAGTTTATAACAATTACTACAGCGAAAGTGCCCTGGTACAAAATCAAAATGGTGTGTTACGTATCTCATCTTACACAAAAGACAAACTGGTGGTTTGGGTAACAGCAGCAGATTTACGCAGCATTAAAGCTTACGACAATGCAGAAGTGAAATCATTCGGCAACCTGTCTGGCATTGATCTTAACGTAGAGCTTAATAACAATGCTATGGCCAGCTTAAATATTGATGCTTACAATGCTAACATCACCGTAAACGATAATGCAAAGGCTGATCTTAAAGGTAATGCTACACAATGTGCACTAACATACAACCAGTCTGCAACCGTTAACAGTAGCAAATTTGAAACAGGTAAAATGGTGCGTACAGTTAACAATACCTACAACAGAAAAAATACCGAGCAATTAGCCGGCCTGTAA
- a CDS encoding head GIN domain-containing protein — MKKLPLIITSLAIASVSVLSACKFSCIKGSGHTATDTRKVEKFTRIEIEGGYKVNLKQDSSMAVTINADDNLLKYIKTSVSGGTLHIESKKSFCNAGELSVDIGIGKLEQLKISGAADVSAAGKLNVQDLKLELKGANKVDLDVNAANLVTEGSGSTELHLAGQASSHKIDFSGSGKLYAFDFVVGNYRIKTSGATECEINVLHELSIDSRGATSIKYKGSPSVIHNDKSGASSVEKVQ, encoded by the coding sequence ATGAAAAAGTTACCCTTAATCATCACCTCTTTAGCTATAGCCTCAGTCAGTGTTTTATCTGCTTGTAAATTTAGCTGTATAAAAGGCTCGGGCCACACAGCAACAGATACGCGTAAGGTAGAGAAATTTACACGAATAGAGATTGAAGGCGGATACAAAGTAAACTTGAAACAAGACAGTTCGATGGCGGTTACTATAAATGCTGATGATAACCTGCTTAAATACATTAAAACCAGCGTAAGTGGTGGTACGTTGCATATCGAGTCTAAGAAAAGCTTTTGCAACGCCGGCGAATTAAGTGTTGATATAGGTATAGGCAAACTGGAGCAGTTAAAGATTTCGGGTGCGGCAGATGTAAGCGCAGCAGGAAAGCTTAATGTACAAGATTTGAAATTAGAACTCAAGGGTGCTAACAAAGTAGATTTAGATGTAAATGCTGCTAATTTAGTAACTGAAGGTAGTGGTTCAACCGAGTTACACTTAGCAGGTCAGGCAAGTTCGCATAAAATTGATTTTAGCGGAAGCGGTAAATTATATGCTTTTGATTTTGTGGTGGGTAACTACCGCATAAAAACATCCGGTGCAACAGAATGCGAGATCAATGTATTGCACGAATTAAGCATCGATTCAAGAGGAGCAACCTCAATTAAATATAAAGGCAGCCCATCTGTTATTCATAATGATAAATCAGGCGCAAGCAGCGTAGAAAAAGTGCAGTAG
- a CDS encoding RecQ family ATP-dependent DNA helicase, protein MTIQEILKNYWGHQQFRSLQKEIITSVLNGQDTLVLLPTGGGKSVCFQIPALAKDGICIVVSPLIALMKDQVENLREKGIEATAIVSGMGKREIDIALDNCIYGPVKFLYLSPERLLSDLVKERIKYMRVNLFAIDEAHCISQWGYDFRPPYLHIAELRQLHPKVPVLALTATATEQVRADIKEKLQLKNAAVFQKSFERKNISYLVEHEENKLRRMLQVARGAKGSGIIYVRSRKDTFELSRFLNENGISADYYHAGLPGETRSAKQDAWKKSHSAVMVATNAFGMGIDKPDVRFVIHRDLPESLEAYYQEAGRAGRDEHRAYAVLLYNSTDRIKQEKKFEASYPSLEEMKQIYHYLANYYQLAYGTGEGLSFDFDIADFCSRFKMEPIKTLNALKFLEQNEYLSVNESVFLPSRFRFEVQNEELYNFQIQNQAWDPFIKVLLRSYGGAFDHYVNLREFDLAKRTGLTVQLIISNLNQLQDFGILTYLQQTDKPQITYLKPRQTSANLLINMPFITERKQLYYEKMEAVLNYAEHQKCRSQMLLAYFDEDDAPKCGICDVCLQERRQNNQTEIAERLTNEILEVLLPAPLTLDGLINGTKGGHQKEKLDVIRQLLDAGRIKTNGEVYYL, encoded by the coding sequence ATGACCATACAAGAGATACTTAAAAACTATTGGGGACACCAGCAATTTCGCTCATTACAGAAGGAGATCATCACGTCTGTTTTGAACGGACAGGATACTTTGGTATTGCTTCCAACAGGCGGCGGAAAGTCGGTTTGTTTCCAAATACCGGCTTTGGCTAAGGATGGTATTTGTATAGTTGTATCGCCGCTTATTGCCTTAATGAAGGACCAGGTTGAAAACCTGCGCGAAAAGGGGATAGAAGCCACGGCTATAGTTTCAGGCATGGGTAAGCGAGAGATTGATATTGCACTCGACAATTGCATTTACGGACCTGTAAAATTCCTTTACCTGTCGCCTGAAAGGCTTTTGTCTGACCTTGTTAAAGAACGCATAAAATACATGCGTGTCAATCTTTTTGCCATTGACGAAGCGCATTGTATTTCGCAGTGGGGCTACGATTTCAGGCCGCCGTATCTGCACATTGCCGAGCTAAGGCAACTGCATCCTAAAGTGCCTGTACTTGCTCTTACTGCAACCGCAACTGAACAGGTAAGGGCTGATATAAAGGAAAAACTACAGTTAAAAAATGCAGCGGTATTTCAAAAAAGTTTCGAGCGTAAAAATATCAGCTACCTTGTTGAGCACGAAGAAAACAAGTTGCGGCGCATGTTGCAGGTTGCACGTGGCGCCAAAGGAAGTGGTATCATATATGTACGCAGCCGGAAGGATACCTTTGAGCTTTCGCGATTTTTAAACGAGAACGGTATCAGCGCCGATTATTACCATGCGGGCTTGCCCGGCGAAACACGATCAGCAAAGCAGGATGCCTGGAAAAAAAGCCATAGCGCCGTTATGGTGGCTACCAATGCCTTTGGTATGGGGATAGATAAACCCGATGTGCGTTTTGTGATTCACCGCGACCTGCCCGAAAGCCTTGAGGCGTACTACCAGGAAGCCGGCCGCGCAGGCAGGGACGAGCATCGCGCCTATGCTGTATTATTATATAATAGTACCGACCGCATTAAGCAAGAGAAAAAGTTTGAAGCCAGTTATCCATCGCTTGAAGAAATGAAGCAGATCTACCACTACCTGGCCAATTATTATCAGCTGGCGTACGGAACAGGCGAGGGGCTTAGTTTTGACTTTGATATTGCAGACTTTTGCAGCCGCTTTAAGATGGAGCCTATAAAGACGTTAAATGCGCTTAAATTTTTAGAGCAGAACGAATATCTGTCCGTCAACGAAAGCGTTTTTCTTCCATCGCGTTTCAGGTTTGAGGTGCAGAATGAAGAGCTTTATAATTTCCAGATCCAAAACCAGGCTTGGGACCCTTTTATAAAGGTATTGCTGCGGTCTTACGGTGGTGCGTTTGACCATTATGTGAACCTTCGCGAGTTTGACTTGGCCAAACGAACGGGTTTAACCGTGCAGTTGATTATCAGTAATTTAAACCAGCTGCAGGACTTTGGCATACTAACCTACTTGCAGCAGACCGATAAACCGCAGATCACCTACCTTAAACCACGGCAAACCAGCGCCAACCTGCTCATAAATATGCCTTTCATTACCGAACGTAAGCAGTTGTATTACGAAAAAATGGAAGCCGTATTAAATTATGCCGAACATCAGAAATGCCGCAGCCAGATGCTGCTTGCCTATTTTGATGAAGATGATGCCCCAAAATGCGGTATATGCGATGTTTGCTTGCAGGAGCGGAGGCAAAATAACCAAACCGAAATAGCTGAAAGGCTTACCAACGAAATACTGGAAGTGCTGCTACCCGCACCACTAACACTTGATGGATTAATCAACGGAACCAAAGGCGGCCATCAGAAAGAGAAGCTGGATGTGATCCGACAGTTGCTTGATGCCGGGCGTATTAAAACCAACGGTGAGGTTTATTATTTGTAG